One genomic segment of Alicycliphilus denitrificans K601 includes these proteins:
- a CDS encoding RlmE family RNA methyltransferase, protein MKVKTKSKKVNKAWLNDHVNDTYVKLAQKEGYRARAAYKLKEIDEQFGLIKPGHVVVDLGSSPGAWSQYVRRRLSPGGAAMGQLDGTIISLDILPMEPIEGVTFLQGDFRDEEVLARLQQAVQGRPVDVVVSDMAPNLSGVESVDAVRIAHLIELAVDFAVHHLKPDGALVVKLFHGSGYTQLVQLFKDTFRVVKPVKPKASRDKSSETFLVGIGLKHPA, encoded by the coding sequence ATGAAAGTCAAGACAAAAAGCAAGAAGGTGAACAAGGCGTGGCTCAACGACCATGTCAACGACACCTACGTGAAGCTCGCCCAGAAGGAGGGCTATCGCGCCCGCGCGGCCTACAAGCTCAAGGAGATCGACGAGCAGTTCGGGCTCATCAAGCCGGGCCACGTGGTGGTGGACCTGGGGTCGTCCCCGGGCGCATGGAGCCAGTACGTCCGCAGGCGCTTGTCGCCGGGGGGCGCCGCCATGGGGCAGCTGGACGGCACCATCATCTCGCTGGACATCCTGCCCATGGAGCCCATCGAGGGCGTGACCTTCCTGCAGGGGGACTTCCGCGACGAAGAGGTGCTCGCGCGCCTGCAACAGGCGGTGCAGGGCCGCCCGGTGGACGTGGTGGTGTCGGACATGGCGCCCAATCTCTCGGGCGTGGAGTCGGTCGATGCGGTGCGCATCGCCCACCTGATCGAGCTGGCCGTCGATTTCGCGGTGCACCACCTCAAGCCCGACGGCGCGCTGGTCGTCAAGCTGTTCCACGGCAGCGGTTACACCCAGCTGGTGCAGCTGTTCAAGGACACCTTCCGCGTGGTCAAGCCGGTCAAGCCCAAGGCGTCGCGCGACAAGTCGTCGGAGACCTTCCTGGTGGGGATCGGGCTCAAGCATCCCGCGTAG
- a CDS encoding YhbY family RNA-binding protein, translated as MPQIQLTPAERREHRANAHHLDPVVLIGGDGLTPAVQKEVDAALAAHGLIKVRVFNDDRAAREAMYQQLAHDLGAAPIQHIGKLLVLWRPVAQKQKAADEDRKPGPRDVKVLKFGRPGQRPEVKQLRVLGNQRLTSGGQVKRAKPKQKSVKKGQAD; from the coding sequence ATGCCCCAAATCCAACTGACCCCGGCCGAGCGCCGGGAACACCGCGCCAATGCCCACCACCTGGACCCCGTGGTCCTGATCGGGGGGGACGGCCTCACGCCCGCCGTGCAAAAGGAGGTCGATGCCGCGCTCGCCGCCCATGGCCTGATCAAGGTGCGCGTGTTCAACGATGACCGCGCGGCGCGCGAGGCGATGTACCAGCAGCTGGCCCACGACCTGGGCGCGGCGCCCATCCAGCACATCGGCAAGCTGCTGGTGCTGTGGCGCCCCGTCGCGCAGAAGCAGAAGGCCGCGGACGAGGACCGCAAGCCCGGCCCGCGCGACGTGAAGGTGCTCAAGTTCGGCCGCCCCGGCCAGCGCCCCGAGGTCAAGCAGCTGCGCGTGCTGGGCAACCAGCGCCTGACCAGCGGCGGGCAGGTCAAGCGCGCCAAGCCCAAGCAGAAATCGGTCAAGAAGGGCCAGGCGGACTGA
- a CDS encoding DUF4149 domain-containing protein produces MGARLPVLAAALWWGSLSAIGFVAVPLLFAHLPTSAMAGNVAARLFEAQTYISIACCALLLVVSKKKHAEKPEEWAQAAMVFVIAGLLLALLVQYGVAPRIVARQNLRLWHGAGSAMYALQWLCALRVLWSTARS; encoded by the coding sequence ATGGGCGCGCGCTTGCCGGTCCTCGCGGCTGCGCTGTGGTGGGGCAGTCTGTCGGCCATTGGCTTCGTGGCCGTGCCGCTGCTGTTCGCCCACCTGCCCACGTCGGCGATGGCGGGGAACGTGGCGGCGCGCCTGTTCGAGGCGCAGACTTACATTTCCATAGCGTGCTGCGCGCTGCTGCTGGTCGTTTCCAAGAAAAAACATGCTGAAAAGCCCGAGGAGTGGGCGCAGGCAGCTATGGTTTTCGTGATCGCAGGCCTGCTGCTGGCCCTGCTGGTGCAGTATGGCGTGGCGCCGCGCATCGTCGCCCGCCAGAACCTGCGCCTGTGGCATGGCGCGGGCAGCGCCATGTATGCGCTGCAGTGGCTGTGCGCGCTGCGCGTGCTGTGGAGCACCGCGCGCTCCTAG
- the greA gene encoding transcription elongation factor GreA, with protein MATIPITKRGAEQLKQELHRLKTVERPAVINAIAEARAQGDLSENAEYEAAKDRQGFIEGRILEIEGKLSAAQIIDPSELDAGGRVVFGATVELEDEDSGEAVRYQIVGEDEADLKHGLINVSSPIARALIGKEEGDTAEVQAPGGVRRYEVVSVSYV; from the coding sequence ATGGCCACCATTCCCATCACCAAGCGCGGCGCCGAACAACTCAAGCAGGAGCTGCACCGGCTCAAGACCGTCGAACGGCCCGCCGTGATCAACGCCATCGCCGAGGCGCGCGCCCAGGGCGACCTGAGCGAGAACGCCGAGTACGAGGCCGCCAAGGATCGCCAGGGCTTCATCGAAGGCCGCATCCTCGAAATCGAGGGCAAGCTGTCGGCGGCCCAGATCATCGATCCCTCTGAGCTCGACGCCGGCGGCCGCGTGGTCTTCGGCGCCACCGTGGAGCTGGAGGACGAGGACTCGGGCGAGGCCGTCAGGTACCAGATCGTGGGCGAGGACGAGGCCGACCTCAAGCACGGCCTGATCAACGTGTCCAGCCCCATCGCCCGTGCCCTGATCGGCAAGGAGGAGGGCGATACCGCCGAGGTGCAGGCCCCGGGCGGCGTGCGCCGCTATGAAGTCGTGTCGGTGAGCTACGTCTGA